A region of Excalfactoria chinensis isolate bCotChi1 chromosome 22, bCotChi1.hap2, whole genome shotgun sequence DNA encodes the following proteins:
- the CITED4 gene encoding cbp/p300-interacting transactivator 4: MGEHMMMSMSHGGTGLQSYRMGVSGLQGPPQHGQHVMRTLPAAGQMMPYGGAGMDGAMRPRPNLSGQMSHHQMQNAMMFNGPNQQQQQYMGPVGTQQLMASMHLQKLNTQYQGHPLGMSNGPMGAGAQQYRVGPSQHPGMQHMPSPALTLNVMDTDLIDEEVLTSLVLELGLDRIQELPELFLGQNEFDFISDFVSKQQPSAISC; the protein is encoded by the coding sequence ATGGGTGAACACATGATGATGTCCATGAGCCACGGTGGCACCGGGCTGCAGAGCTACCGGATGGGTGTGAGTGGGCTGCAGGGACCACCGCAGCATGGGCAGCACGTGATGAGGACGCTACCTGCAGCGGGTCAGATGATGCCGTATGGAGGGGCCGGAATGGATGGTGCAATGAGGCCCAGACCCAACCTCAGCGGGCAGATGAGCCACCACCAGATGCAGAATGCCATGATGTTCAATGGCCcaaatcagcagcagcagcagtacatGGGGCCAGTGGGCACCCAGCAGCTCATGGCTAGTATGCACCTACAAAAACTCAACACCCAGTACCAGGGGCACCCGCTGGGCATGAGCAACGGGCCCATGGGAGCTGGTGCTCAGCAGTACAGAGTGGGGCCGAGCCAGCACCCAGGCATGCAGCACATGCCCTCACCAGCTCTGACCTTGAACGTTATGGACACTGATCTCATAGACGAGGAGGTTTTGACATCCCTTGTCCTGGAACTGGGGTTGGACCGGATTCAGGAGCTGCCAGAGCTGTTCTTGGGACAGAACGAGTTCGACTTCATTTCAGACTTTGTTAGCAAACAGCAACCCAGTGCCATCAGCTGTTGA